The following is a genomic window from Thermus aquaticus.
CCCGCCGGGCCAGGAAGAAGACCTGGGAGTGAAAGGCGTAAGACGCCATGTCCCGGTAGAAGTCCTCCAGGTAGGGGTTCTCGCTCACCGCCTCGTAGACGGGCTTGAGG
Proteins encoded in this region:
- a CDS encoding deoxynucleoside kinase, translated to MYIAIAGNIGSGKSTLTALLAEAFDLKPVYEAVSENPYLEDFYRDMASYAFHSQVFFLARR